The Streptomyces bacillaris sequence CCGTAAGGCGCAGCTCACCGGGACGTCAAGGGGCGCCCCACCGGTTCGGTGGGGCGCCCCTTCTTGTGCCTGCGTTCGCGGTTGTTCCGCTGACCCGTGCTCCTAAGGATGCTTGTTCAGGTTCGCGGGCGGTATCGGTGCCGTCGCCAGGGACTGAGGGGAGACGGCGGACGCGTACGCCGAGGGGGCGGCCATGCCCGCCGCCGGGTCCGCCGCTCCCTCGCCGTCCGCCTGGGTGGGCACCGGACCGATCATGCGGATGCCCGCGTCGTCCAGTGCCCGCTTGATGCGCCAGCGCAGCTCGCGCTCCACGCCCACAGACTTGCCGGGCATCGTCTTCGCGGTGACCCGGATCGTCATGGAGTCCAGCAGGACCGCGTCCAGGCCGAGCACCTCCACCGGGCCCCACAGCCGCTCCGACCAGGGCTCTTCCTTCGCCATCGCCTCGGCGGCCGTGGTGATCGCCTCGCGGACCCGCTCCAGGTCCTCCGTGGGGCGCACCGTGACGTCGACCCCGGCGGTGGACCAGCCTTGGCTGAGGTTGCCGATCCGCTTCACCTCACCGTTGCGGAGGTACCAGATCGCGCCGTTCTCGCCGCGCAGCTTGGTGACCCGCAGGCCCACCTCGATCACCTCACCGGAGGCCACACCCGCGTCGATCGTGTCCCCGACCCCGTACTGGTCCTCCAGGATCATGAAGACGCCGGAGAGGAAGTCCGTGACCAGGTTGCGGGCGCCGAAACCGAGCGCCACACCGGCGACACCGGCCGAGGCGAGCAGCGGTGCCAGGTTGATCTTGAAGGCCCCCAGGACCATCAGCGCCGCCGTGCCCATGATCAGGAACGAGGCGACCGACCGCAGCACCGACCCGATCGCCTCCGAGCGCTGGCGTCTGCGCTCCGCGTTCACCAGGAGACCGCCCAGCGCGGTGCCCTCCACGGCCTGGGCGCTGCGGTTCATGCGGTCGATCAGATTGGTCAGGGCGCGCCGGATCAGATAGCGCAGGGTGATCGCTACCGCGATGATCAGCAGAATCCGCAGACCGGTGCTCAGCCACGTGGACCAGTTCTCCTC is a genomic window containing:
- a CDS encoding mechanosensitive ion channel family protein, with amino-acid sequence MYLSALLAAAPSPEPGSSLEEAAQQAGDAAGWVEENWSTWLSTGLRILLIIAVAITLRYLIRRALTNLIDRMNRSAQAVEGTALGGLLVNAERRRQRSEAIGSVLRSVASFLIMGTAALMVLGAFKINLAPLLASAGVAGVALGFGARNLVTDFLSGVFMILEDQYGVGDTIDAGVASGEVIEVGLRVTKLRGENGAIWYLRNGEVKRIGNLSQGWSTAGVDVTVRPTEDLERVREAITTAAEAMAKEEPWSERLWGPVEVLGLDAVLLDSMTIRVTAKTMPGKSVGVERELRWRIKRALDDAGIRMIGPVPTQADGEGAADPAAGMAAPSAYASAVSPQSLATAPIPPANLNKHP